The Alnus glutinosa chromosome 7, dhAlnGlut1.1, whole genome shotgun sequence genome includes a region encoding these proteins:
- the LOC133872921 gene encoding E3 ubiquitin-protein ligase PUB23-like, which produces MDEIDVPRFFLCPISLELMKDPVTLPTGITYDRESIEKWLFSGKNNTCPLTKQALAADCDLTPNHTLRRLIQSWCTMNASNGIERIPTPKPPISKIQIAKLLNDAKSPELKIKCLPKLRSIASESAANKRCMEAAGAVEFLASIVSSTVEEASSGEALSILYTLQVSEAALKTLIGKNGEFIKSLIRVIQRGNYEPRAYAVLLLKSMLELAEPMQLISLQTELFIELVQVLHDQISQQASNAALKLLIQLCPWGRNRIKAVNAGAVTVLIGLLLDSSERKACEMMLMALDILCGCAEGRAELLEHGAGLAIVSKKILRVSSVVTDMAVRILLSVSKFSASPAVVQEMLQLGVVAKLCLMLQVDCGNKAKEKAREILKLHARAWKSSPCIPKSSLSSYPS; this is translated from the coding sequence ATGGATGAGATCGATGTTCCTCGCTTCTTTCTCTGCCCTATTTCTCTTGAACTCATGAAAGACCCCGTTACACTCCCTACAGGAATAACCTACGACCGCGAAAGCATCGAAAAGTGGTTGTTTTCTGGAAAGAACAACACCTGCCCACTCACAAAACAAGCACTTGCAGCTGATTGCGATCTAACGCCAAACCACACTCTCAGGCGATTGATCCAATCATGGTGCACCATGAATGCTTCGAACGGCATCGAAAGGATTCCGACACCGAAGCCTCCGATCAGTAAAATCCAGATTGCCAAGCTCCTCAACGACGCCAAATCTCCAGAGTTGAAGATAAAGTGTCTCCCAAAGCTCCGCTCAATCGCTTCAGAGAGCGCAGCAAATAAACGTTGTATGGAAGCTGCCGGTGCCGTTGAGTTCTTAGCGTCTATTGTGAGTTCAACAGTAGAAGAAGCTTCAAGCGGCGAAGCCTTAAGCATCCTCTACACTCTCCAAGTTTCTGAAGCCGCTCTAAAGACTCTTATTGGGAAAAACGGCGAATTTATCAAATCCTTGATACGAGTCATACAACGTGGCAACTACGAGCCTCGCGCTTATGCCGTTTTGTTGTTGAAATCCATGTTGGAATTGGCTGAACCGATGCAGCTTATCAGCTTGCAAACCGAACTTTTCATCGAATTAGTCCAGGTGTTGCACGATCAGATATCCCAGCAGGCCTCAAACGCCGCATTAAAATTACTAATCCAGCTTTGTCCGTGGGGAAGAAACAGAATCAAAGCAGTCAACGCAGGCGCAGTGACTGTTTTGATAGGACTTCTTCTGGATTCTTCGGAGCGAAAGGCTTGTGAAATGATGTTGATGGCGTTGGACATTCTATGCGGATGCGCCGAGGGGCGGGCGGAGCTGTTGGAGCATGGGGCGGGGCTGGCCATTGTGTCCAAGAAAATTCTCAGGGTTTCCTCGGTGGTGACCGACATGGCGGTGAGAATTCTGTTGTCGGTTTCGAAGTTCTCGGCATCTCCGGCTGTTGTTCAGGAAATGTTGCAGTTGGGTGTGGTGGCAAAGCTGTGTTTGATGCTTCAAGTGGACTGTGGGAACAAGGCTAAAGAAAAGGCAAGAGAGATACTTAAACTGCACGCTAGGGCATGGAAGAGTTCTCCTTGTATACCGAaaagctctctctcttcctATCCATCTTGA